The following are from one region of the Vitis riparia cultivar Riparia Gloire de Montpellier isolate 1030 chromosome 14, EGFV_Vit.rip_1.0, whole genome shotgun sequence genome:
- the LOC117930543 gene encoding pentatricopeptide repeat-containing protein At4g33990-like: MLCGYLQSGRYRETLELFGLMRSRNLEVDSCSCTFALKACASSLDYEMGMEIISSAAQKGMEKNRFVGSSMISFLVKFGKIGEAQRVFDGMPNKDVVCWNSIIGGYVQAGCFDVAFQLFFEMHGSGIKPSPITMTSLIQACGGIGDLKLGKCIHGCVLGLGMGNDSLVLTSFVDMYSKMGDIESARWVFYKMPTRNLVSWNAMISGCVRNGLVGESFDLFHRLVRSSGGFDLTTIVSLLQGCSQTAGLATGKILHGCAIRSFESNLILSTAIVDLYSKCGSLKQATFVFNRMKDRNVITWTAMLVGLAQNGHAEDALTLFAQMQEEGIAANSVTLVSLVHSCAHLGSLKRGRSIHGHFFRLGFAFDIVNMTALVDMYARSGRINLAERIFSHGSISKDVVLWNSMITGYGMHGHGYQAVGVYHKMIEEGLKPNQTTFLSLLSACSHSRLVEQGISLFNSMERDHNIRPTEKHYACLVDLLSRAGRFEEAQALIEKMPFQPGTAVLEALLSGCRTHKNINLGIQTSDELLALDAMNPGIYVMLSNIYAEARRWDKVDYIRGLMRNRGLKKTPGYSLVETGNRVHTFFAGDNSHPNWEEIYHFLESLRSAVETSGYVPDTSCVLRDVDEEMKVRMLWGHSERLAIAFGLLTTPAGSLIRITKNLRVCGDCHTVTKYISKIVKREIIVRDANRFHHFSNGECSCGDYW; this comes from the coding sequence GTGGGGAGTTCAATGATTAGTTTTTTGGTGAAGTTTGGTAAAATTGGTGAAGCACAAAGGGTATTTGATGGAATGCCCAATAAAGATGTTGTTTGTTGGAATTCAATCATCGGTGGTTATGTGCAGGCAGGTTGTTTTGATGTGGCTTTTCAGCTGTTCTTTGAGATGCATGGTTCTGGAATTAAGCCAAGTCCTATAACAATGACCAGCTTGATTCAAGCTTGTGGAGGGATTGGGGATTTGAAACTAGGGAAATGTATTCATGGGTGTGTGCTTGGATTAGGAATGGGCAATGACAGTTTGGTGCTTACTTCATTTGTTGATATGTACAGCAAAATGGGAGACATCGAAAGTGCTCGTTGGGTATTTTATAAGATGCCTACTAGAAATTTGGTTTCATGGAATGCCATGATCTCAGGGTGTGTTCGAAATGGTCTGGTGGGGGAATCATTTGACCTATTTCATAGATTGGTAAGAAGCAGTGGAGGTTTTGACTTGACAACCATAGTTAGCCTCCTTCAGGGCTGCTCTCAAACGGCTGGCTTGGCAACTGGAAAGATCCTCCATGGTTGCGCTATTAGGAGTTTTGAATCCAACCTCATCTTGTCCACCGCAATAGTTGATTTGTATTCTAAGTGTGGTTCCCTCAAGCAGGCGACTTTTGTCTTCAACAGGATGAAAGACAGGAATGTCATTACATGGACTGCTATGCTGGTCGGGTTAGCACAAAATGGGCATGCAGAGGACGCTCTTACACTATTTGCTCAGATGCAAGAAGAGGGGATTGCTGCCAATTCTGTTACTCTCGTTAGTTTAGTTCATTCTTGTGCCCACTTGGGCTCTCTGAAGAGAGGAAGAAGCATCCATGGTCATTTCTTTCGGTTGGGCTTTGCTTTTGATATAGTCAACATGACAGCTCTGGTAGATATGTATGCTAGATCTGGAAGGATAAACTTAGCTGAGAGGATATTCAGCCATGGATCCATCTCTAAAGACGTTGTTTTATGGAATTCTATGATCACAGGTTATGGTATGCATGGTCATGGGTATCAAGCTGTTGGCGTCTATCATAAAATGATTGAGGAGGGGCTCAAGCCAAATCAAACTacctttctttctcttctttctgCTTGTAGTCACTCGAGGCTAGTTGAACAAGGTATCAGTCTGTTCAATAGCATGGAAAGAGACCATAACATTAGACCTACAGAGAAGCACTATGCTTGCTTGGTGGATCTTCTTAGCCGAGCAGGCCGTTTTGAAGAAGCCCAGGCATTGATTGAAAAAATGCCTTTTCAACCAGGTACTGCTGTTCTCGAAGCATTGCTGAGTGGCTGCCGAACTCACAAAAACATCAATTTGGGGATACAAACTTCTGATGAGCTGCTTGCTTTAGACGCCATGAATCCAGGAATTTACGTCATGTTATCAAACATATATGCTGAAGCAAGGAGATGGGATAAGGTGGACTACATCCGAGGCCTAATGAGGAATCGTGGGCTAAAGAAAACACCAGGGTATAGCCTGGTTGAAACAGGAAACCGGGTCCATACCTTTTTCGCTGGAGACAATTCACATCCAAATTGGGAAGAAATTTACCACTTCTTGGAGAGTTTAAGATCAGCAGTGGAGACTTCTGGGTATGTGCCTGATACCAGTTGTGTGCTCCGTGATGTGGATGAGGAAATGAAAGTGAGAATGCTGTGGGGGCACAGCGAAAGACTGGCAATTGCCTTCGGACTTTTAACTACACCAGCTGGAAGCTTGATTAGAATCACTAAGAATCTTCGTGTATGTGGAGACTGCCACACTGTGACCAAATACATATCGAAGATAGTTAAGAGAGAAATTATAGTGAGAGATGCTAATCGATTCCACCACTTCAGCAATGGGGAATGCTCCTGTGGTGATTATTGGTGA